From Natrinema amylolyticum, the proteins below share one genomic window:
- a CDS encoding fibronectin type III domain-containing protein — MTTEESPSVDTTWADVLNDSAVIVAGNLTDLGDAENATVRFEYRENGSSDAWSTAAAEPRAETGAFRDDLTGLEPGTVYEYRAVAETTVGVDRGEIRTIETPADRPEATTTGATAVGETEATLGANVTDLGGESSAEVWFSYSPTDEYEPNSEWTETPTRTVNSTGVATQQVTGLEPGTEYEFTSHIRTEREHGLSTGYEQFATETRFAVETGSATGVTATNATLSGDIADFGDATAATARFEYRRLGASEWTTTEAVESGSAGQVSTTVRDLEPGTSYEFRVVGEAADGDSAVGAVETFETVIDPDVETGGAVSDDESATVSGELIDLGGADAATVAIQYREPGANTWHETDDETLTAPGAVETSLTGLESGTEYEYRAVVRADSVTESGATATLTTDIATHEPTVDALSGSDDSPPNPHAELAADWRVSDVDGDLSSVTVTIRDGNDRVVVTDEASVEGETAGGSLAETVKHGAGDDYGVTLAVTDETGTTVTDRTTVAA; from the coding sequence GTGACGACCGAGGAATCGCCGTCGGTCGACACCACCTGGGCCGACGTGCTCAACGACTCCGCTGTCATCGTCGCTGGGAACCTCACCGATCTCGGCGACGCGGAGAACGCGACCGTCCGGTTCGAGTACCGCGAGAACGGCTCGAGCGACGCGTGGTCGACCGCGGCGGCCGAACCGAGGGCCGAGACGGGCGCGTTCAGGGACGATTTGACCGGTCTCGAGCCCGGGACGGTCTACGAGTATCGTGCCGTTGCGGAGACGACGGTCGGCGTCGACCGCGGCGAGATCCGAACGATCGAGACACCGGCCGATCGACCGGAAGCGACGACGACGGGCGCGACGGCCGTCGGTGAAACCGAGGCGACGCTCGGCGCGAACGTGACCGATCTCGGCGGCGAGTCGTCGGCCGAGGTGTGGTTCTCGTATAGCCCGACCGACGAGTACGAGCCGAACTCGGAGTGGACCGAGACGCCGACCCGGACGGTCAATTCGACCGGCGTGGCGACCCAGCAGGTGACCGGTCTCGAGCCCGGAACCGAGTACGAGTTCACGTCGCACATCCGCACCGAACGGGAACACGGGCTGTCCACGGGGTACGAGCAGTTCGCGACGGAGACTCGCTTCGCCGTCGAGACCGGGTCAGCGACGGGCGTGACGGCAACGAACGCGACCCTGTCCGGCGATATCGCGGACTTCGGCGACGCGACCGCGGCGACCGCCCGGTTCGAGTACCGACGGCTTGGGGCTTCCGAGTGGACGACGACCGAGGCGGTCGAATCCGGCTCCGCGGGGCAGGTCAGTACGACCGTTCGCGACCTCGAGCCCGGAACGAGCTACGAGTTCCGCGTTGTCGGCGAGGCGGCCGACGGCGATTCGGCCGTCGGCGCGGTCGAGACGTTCGAGACGGTCATCGATCCCGACGTCGAGACCGGGGGCGCAGTCAGCGACGACGAGTCGGCGACGGTCTCCGGCGAACTGATCGATCTCGGCGGTGCCGACGCGGCGACCGTCGCCATCCAGTACCGCGAGCCGGGCGCGAATACGTGGCACGAGACCGACGATGAGACGCTGACCGCTCCCGGGGCAGTCGAGACCTCGCTTACGGGACTCGAGTCCGGAACCGAGTACGAGTACCGCGCCGTCGTCCGCGCCGATAGCGTCACCGAATCGGGAGCGACGGCGACGCTGACCACCGACATCGCGACCCACGAGCCGACCGTCGACGCGCTCTCGGGGAGCGACGACAGCCCGCCGAACCCGCACGCCGAACTCGCCGCCGACTGGCGCGTCAGCGATGTGGACGGTGATCTCTCGTCAGTCACGGTAACGATCCGAGATGGGAACGACCGAGTCGTCGTCACCGACGAGGCGTCCGTCGAGGGCGAGACCGCCGGCGGATCGCTCGCCGAGACGGTGAAACACGGTGCCGGCGACGACTACGGCGTGACCCTCGCGGTTACCGACGAAACCGGAACCACCGTCACGGACCGAACGACCGTCGCGGCGTAA
- a CDS encoding DNA double-strand break repair nuclease NurA: MTLDPVHFDGIARLARRIDHGTDERDRRAFAETVWAEFLDPLLHDGRPILEPVGDQARRVVDCEGVALRDREFPTEHGLDAGTINPTTFTNGLVIDIAQAAMSATPSDLDLHRSRTTVMTVHSNDETMMVDETWGKFDEGYSKSRAVKIPPLPRFAEGVVHALALYLAESKHARDHAADVSDLLVLDGPLYPRGLLRWADQHPDLADFLLEDPRPTTVLENYVRLVEDFVDRDVPLVGFVKNPATRVLTRTLKSNRDVDVSVPWSDDSALFTRLLERGEYVDDVDGERWERDASALTYTNWFRSRGGVDRPLSVEGDALGVERRLEREAYEVTFFVIYDPRDDLLYRIEAPYAFTKDPDIRERLAMQLLQDVAVAHGPPTIVAKADELARISNSEKASLRETLEERFDAAQDRTYDDHRWDEQPY, translated from the coding sequence ATGACGCTCGATCCGGTCCACTTCGACGGTATCGCGCGGCTCGCGAGGCGGATCGACCACGGGACCGACGAGCGGGACCGTCGCGCGTTCGCCGAAACCGTCTGGGCGGAGTTTCTCGATCCCCTGCTTCACGACGGACGACCGATCCTGGAGCCGGTCGGCGATCAGGCGCGACGGGTCGTCGACTGCGAGGGAGTCGCCCTTCGCGACCGCGAGTTCCCGACCGAACACGGGCTCGACGCGGGGACGATCAATCCGACGACGTTCACGAACGGACTGGTCATCGACATCGCGCAGGCGGCGATGAGCGCGACCCCGAGCGACCTCGACCTCCACCGATCGCGGACGACCGTGATGACGGTCCACTCGAACGACGAGACGATGATGGTCGACGAGACGTGGGGCAAGTTCGACGAGGGCTACAGCAAGAGCCGGGCGGTCAAGATCCCGCCGCTGCCACGCTTCGCCGAGGGCGTCGTCCACGCGCTCGCGCTCTACCTCGCCGAGAGCAAACACGCCCGCGACCACGCCGCCGACGTCTCGGACCTGCTCGTCCTCGACGGGCCGCTCTATCCGCGGGGCCTGCTGCGCTGGGCCGACCAGCACCCTGACCTCGCGGACTTCCTGCTCGAGGACCCCCGCCCCACGACGGTGCTGGAGAACTACGTCCGGCTGGTCGAGGACTTCGTCGACCGGGACGTCCCCCTCGTCGGCTTCGTCAAGAATCCCGCGACGCGCGTGCTCACCCGGACGCTGAAATCGAACCGAGACGTCGACGTCAGCGTGCCCTGGAGCGACGATTCGGCGCTGTTCACCCGCCTGCTCGAGCGCGGTGAGTACGTCGACGACGTCGACGGCGAGCGCTGGGAACGGGACGCGTCCGCGCTGACCTATACGAACTGGTTCCGATCGCGGGGCGGCGTCGACCGACCGCTCTCGGTCGAGGGCGACGCGCTCGGCGTCGAGCGTCGCCTCGAGCGCGAGGCCTACGAAGTCACCTTCTTCGTAATCTACGATCCCCGCGACGACCTGCTCTACCGGATCGAAGCCCCCTACGCGTTCACGAAGGATCCCGACATCCGGGAGCGGCTCGCGATGCAACTCCTCCAGGACGTCGCCGTCGCTCACGGTCCGCCGACGATCGTCGCGAAAGCCGACGAACTCGCTCGGATCAGTAACTCGGAGAAGGCGTCGCTCCGCGAGACGCTCGAGGAGCGGTTCGACGCGGCTCAGGATCGGACCTACGACGACCACCGGTGGGACGAACAGCCCTATTGA
- a CDS encoding alkaline phosphatase PhoX, producing MVEFTRRNLMASSVAAAISTGAVGVVGAQDGRDEHETLAAPYVEGNIDRFSTTAKGAEVTGPFVFETGELLYSLQGPSPENIAPFDTGGVGVFDDFQFTFNGKNDEFKELEAPRTDREERQVLSAAGQYRLLVQTGEEINGGDERFGHPQTPDGTDLEEIAEETYEGVGEQADMNFFVATNDEGTEGYLFTNNETRPGAISRTPLYRDEDGYWQADLENAMELENTEAFREIGGTRVNCYGDLSPWGTPLSAEEEYGHPRVNGLATVSDIVEQGSGVGLRGGNEFWNRPNILEVHGSLGEIFGDEHAYPMGLNNSRGTEKMAYHLGVEPIDQTEAEIDNEDEDRDGDGTKTVNTPRPIGDEAFPNRYRYGHIVEITEPTAEEPIPVKHHVFGRAAWECPEVLPDERTVYLASDGGAKGIYKFVADEPIPEHDDRMDVRGTLYAMKAAEIGEGPVAETDLEIEWLELGTASNGEVESWIADYDDVTQVDYLETHAETDWEDDLETALAEADEEVAINGNQDFITDEEIVEWAEQYEERGPDGVDEDLRRVPFLETRAAAKEIGASIEFNKAEGIDAHDEAEPGDFIYFGISSLGGYMTDERGDLRFDEVETGVLYRAELEAGYDVSRLEPVVVGPNGSAPESLQDASLINVDNVMVLDDGRVLLCEDKGSFGRSYPNDAMWVYEPPATLEIDSVAISQETTGEADLTLSSIPNGLAGGRVTVSLEHTDVAEIAGASYHDALELTAGPTISDDGSTVEFRFADIEDEIESGATDVTLATVEIEGVGGGTTDITADVQSLDDDDGAVIDAQPRPGVVVTGPPPVGGGSGGSGGRAPTDPDGDGTFEDVNGNGRLDYDDVTLLFEHIEDDSVRLNVDAYDFNDNGRIDYDDIDELYDEL from the coding sequence ATGGTCGAATTCACCAGACGGAACTTGATGGCATCATCGGTCGCGGCAGCGATCAGCACCGGGGCGGTCGGCGTCGTCGGTGCGCAGGACGGAAGGGACGAACACGAAACGCTGGCAGCGCCGTACGTCGAGGGGAACATCGATCGGTTTTCGACGACTGCGAAGGGAGCCGAAGTAACGGGACCGTTCGTCTTCGAGACGGGAGAGCTCCTCTACAGTCTGCAGGGACCCAGCCCGGAGAACATCGCTCCCTTCGACACGGGCGGGGTCGGCGTCTTCGACGATTTCCAGTTCACCTTCAACGGGAAGAACGACGAGTTCAAGGAGCTCGAGGCGCCGCGAACCGACCGAGAGGAGCGCCAGGTCCTCTCGGCGGCCGGCCAGTACCGACTCCTCGTCCAGACCGGCGAGGAGATCAACGGCGGAGACGAACGGTTCGGTCACCCGCAGACGCCGGACGGCACGGACCTCGAAGAAATCGCCGAGGAGACCTACGAGGGGGTCGGCGAACAGGCCGACATGAACTTCTTCGTCGCGACGAACGACGAGGGCACGGAGGGCTACCTCTTTACTAACAACGAGACGCGACCCGGCGCGATCTCGCGAACACCGCTCTACCGCGACGAGGACGGCTACTGGCAGGCCGACCTCGAGAACGCGATGGAACTCGAGAACACCGAGGCGTTCCGCGAGATCGGCGGGACGAGGGTCAACTGTTACGGCGACCTCAGCCCGTGGGGGACGCCGCTGTCGGCCGAAGAGGAGTACGGTCACCCGCGCGTCAACGGGCTCGCGACGGTCAGTGATATCGTCGAACAGGGCAGCGGCGTCGGCCTTCGCGGCGGCAACGAGTTCTGGAACCGCCCCAACATTCTAGAAGTCCACGGCTCGCTCGGAGAGATCTTCGGCGACGAGCACGCGTATCCGATGGGGCTGAACAACAGCCGGGGTACCGAGAAGATGGCCTATCACCTCGGCGTCGAGCCGATCGATCAGACCGAGGCCGAGATCGATAACGAGGACGAGGACAGGGACGGGGACGGCACCAAGACCGTGAACACGCCCCGACCCATCGGGGACGAGGCGTTCCCGAATCGCTACCGCTACGGGCACATCGTCGAGATCACCGAGCCGACCGCCGAGGAGCCGATCCCGGTCAAACACCACGTCTTCGGCCGCGCCGCGTGGGAGTGTCCCGAAGTCCTGCCCGACGAACGCACCGTCTATCTCGCCTCCGACGGCGGTGCGAAGGGTATCTACAAGTTCGTCGCAGACGAGCCCATTCCGGAGCACGACGACCGGATGGACGTCCGCGGTACGCTGTACGCCATGAAGGCGGCAGAGATCGGCGAGGGGCCGGTCGCCGAGACGGACCTCGAGATCGAGTGGCTCGAACTGGGTACCGCCAGCAACGGCGAGGTCGAGTCCTGGATCGCCGACTACGACGACGTCACGCAGGTCGACTACCTCGAGACTCACGCCGAGACCGACTGGGAAGACGACCTCGAGACCGCTCTCGCCGAAGCCGACGAGGAGGTCGCCATCAACGGCAATCAGGACTTCATCACCGACGAGGAGATCGTCGAGTGGGCCGAACAGTACGAGGAACGCGGCCCCGACGGCGTCGACGAGGACCTGCGCCGCGTCCCCTTCCTCGAGACCCGCGCGGCCGCCAAGGAGATCGGTGCCAGTATCGAGTTCAACAAGGCCGAGGGGATCGACGCTCACGACGAGGCCGAGCCCGGCGACTTCATCTACTTCGGTATCTCCTCGCTCGGCGGCTACATGACCGACGAACGGGGCGACCTCCGGTTCGACGAGGTCGAGACTGGGGTCCTCTATCGGGCCGAGCTCGAGGCGGGGTACGACGTCTCCCGACTCGAGCCGGTCGTCGTCGGACCGAACGGCAGCGCTCCCGAGTCGCTTCAGGACGCGTCGCTGATCAACGTCGACAACGTCATGGTGCTCGACGACGGCCGCGTCCTCCTCTGTGAGGACAAGGGAAGCTTCGGCCGCTCGTACCCCAACGACGCGATGTGGGTCTACGAGCCGCCGGCGACGCTGGAGATCGACTCCGTCGCGATCAGCCAGGAGACGACCGGCGAAGCCGATCTGACGCTCTCGTCGATCCCGAACGGCCTCGCCGGCGGCCGCGTCACCGTCTCCCTCGAGCACACCGACGTCGCCGAAATCGCCGGCGCGAGCTATCACGACGCGCTCGAACTCACCGCCGGGCCGACGATCAGCGACGACGGCTCGACGGTCGAGTTCCGGTTCGCCGACATCGAAGACGAGATCGAATCCGGCGCGACGGACGTCACGCTGGCGACCGTCGAGATCGAGGGCGTCGGTGGCGGGACGACCGATATCACGGCCGACGTGCAGTCCCTGGACGACGACGATGGGGCTGTGATCGACGCCCAGCCACGGCCCGGCGTGGTCGTTACTGGGCCGCCGCCGGTCGGCGGCGGCTCCGGCGGCTCGGGCGGACGGGCTCCGACCGACCCCGACGGCGACGGAACGTTCGAGGACGTCAACGGGAACGGACGGCTGGACTACGACGACGTGACCCTCCTCTTCGAGCACATCGAGGACGACTCGGTCCGTCTCAACGTCGACGCCTACGACTTCAACGACAACGGCCGCATCGACTACGACGACATCGACGAACTGTACGACGAGCTGTGA
- a CDS encoding O-acetylhomoserine aminocarboxypropyltransferase/cysteine synthase family protein — protein sequence MSDDPDSDEHRFATNSVHAGQEPDPTTGARAPPLYQTTSYQFEDTEHAAALFGLEETGNIYSRIMNPTNAMLEERIATLEGGVGALATASGMAAFDLATFILADVGDNIVSSSSLYGGTYTYLTHTVSKRGIETKFVDTLDYEAYADAIDDDTAFVHLETIGNPALVTPDIERIADIAHDHDVPLFVDNTFATPYLCRPLEHGADLVWNSTTKWIHGAGSTVGGILVDGGSFPWEEGDYPEITEPNPAYHGVNFYETFGEAAFSVVARTRGLRDLGNQQAPFDAWVTLQKLESLPLRMEKHCENAMAVAEYLEDHSKVSWVNYPGLESHETHENAQRYLEGGYGGMITFGLEGGYDAAETVCNEVDLTSLLANVGDAKTLIIHPASTTHQQLSEEEKLASGVTDDLIRISVGIEDVDDVIADLDQAIEQA from the coding sequence ATGAGCGACGATCCCGATTCCGACGAGCACCGATTCGCCACGAACAGCGTCCACGCCGGCCAGGAGCCCGATCCGACGACGGGGGCTCGCGCGCCGCCGCTGTACCAGACCACTTCCTACCAGTTCGAGGACACCGAGCACGCCGCCGCGCTGTTCGGGTTAGAGGAGACGGGCAACATCTACTCGCGGATCATGAACCCGACGAACGCGATGTTAGAGGAGCGCATCGCGACGCTGGAGGGCGGCGTCGGTGCGCTCGCGACCGCCTCGGGGATGGCCGCCTTCGATCTGGCGACGTTCATCCTCGCGGACGTCGGCGACAACATCGTCTCCTCGTCATCGCTCTACGGGGGAACCTACACCTATCTCACGCATACCGTCTCGAAACGGGGAATCGAGACGAAGTTCGTCGATACGCTCGACTACGAGGCTTACGCGGACGCCATCGACGATGACACCGCGTTCGTTCACCTCGAGACCATCGGTAACCCCGCGCTGGTGACGCCGGACATCGAACGGATCGCCGACATCGCCCACGACCACGACGTGCCGCTGTTCGTCGACAACACCTTCGCGACGCCGTATCTCTGCCGACCCTTAGAGCACGGAGCCGATCTGGTCTGGAACTCGACGACTAAGTGGATCCACGGCGCGGGGTCGACGGTCGGCGGAATCCTCGTCGACGGCGGCTCCTTCCCCTGGGAGGAGGGCGACTATCCCGAGATCACCGAGCCGAACCCGGCCTATCACGGCGTGAACTTCTACGAGACGTTCGGCGAGGCAGCGTTCTCGGTCGTCGCCCGCACTCGCGGCCTGCGCGATCTGGGCAACCAGCAGGCTCCCTTCGACGCCTGGGTCACGCTCCAGAAACTCGAGTCGCTCCCCCTTCGCATGGAGAAACACTGCGAGAACGCGATGGCCGTCGCGGAGTATCTCGAGGACCACTCGAAGGTATCGTGGGTCAACTACCCCGGCCTCGAGAGCCACGAGACCCACGAGAACGCCCAGAGGTACCTCGAGGGCGGCTACGGCGGCATGATCACGTTCGGCCTCGAAGGAGGGTACGACGCCGCGGAGACGGTCTGTAACGAGGTCGACCTGACGAGCCTACTGGCCAACGTCGGCGACGCGAAGACGCTGATCATCCACCCCGCGAGCACGACCCACCAGCAACTCTCCGAGGAGGAGAAACTGGCCAGCGGCGTCACCGACGACCTCATTCGGATTTCCGTGGGGATCGAGGACGTCGACGACGTGATCGCGGACCTCGACCAAGCGATCGAGCAGGCGTAA
- a CDS encoding HTTM domain-containing protein, translating into MDRALLTKGRNRVQTALDAASASFVRRFEVDLRALAAFRIAIGTLVIVDLLLRSRHLTAFYTDDGVLPLEALFSDYSSVYSLHAISGEAWVQALLFCVAGLFALAMIVGYRTRLAAIVSWLLLLSLHARNPMVLNGGDALFRMLLLWAIFLPLGERWAIDARRTDRDRSTAFSAGTIAVLLQPLLMYASNAIYKHRGDTWMAGDAVVEAFRADQFTILLGNVIADQILLLRAFTYVWVTLLVLSPLLVLLTGYRRAIFASLFVGMHLGMVVTIQVGLFPLVAVAGLLPFYPPVVWDALGRLATRAGIAPRLRGGLTRLQRAVPTLSVPLLPSLRTAVPSLAAVTDRGRVLVSTVLPGLFLVLVLLSSAGAVGYDEMPDRGEEVLEKAKAQQSWQMFAPDPIWRAKWLVVPGELEDGTETDIYRDSAVDWDRPPSVDETYESSRWRKYVRNMRFVDNENHRSYFANYLCGRWNATHETGVERVTVYGLSDRAAPYEEPDIAEYHLIEYDCSGEFVQND; encoded by the coding sequence ATGGATCGAGCCCTCCTCACGAAAGGCCGAAATCGGGTACAGACCGCACTGGATGCCGCCTCGGCGTCGTTCGTCCGACGGTTCGAGGTCGACCTGCGAGCGCTCGCCGCGTTCCGTATCGCGATCGGAACGCTGGTGATCGTCGACCTCCTGCTCCGGTCGCGACACCTCACGGCGTTTTACACCGACGACGGGGTCCTCCCGCTCGAGGCGCTGTTTTCGGACTACTCATCCGTCTACTCTCTCCACGCTATCTCCGGCGAGGCGTGGGTCCAGGCGCTCCTGTTTTGCGTCGCCGGACTCTTCGCCCTCGCGATGATCGTCGGCTACCGAACCCGTCTCGCGGCGATCGTCTCGTGGCTGCTGTTGCTCTCGTTACACGCCCGGAATCCGATGGTACTCAACGGGGGCGACGCCCTGTTTCGAATGTTGCTCCTCTGGGCGATCTTTCTCCCTCTCGGAGAGCGCTGGGCGATCGACGCCCGCCGGACCGATCGGGACCGATCGACAGCGTTCTCCGCCGGAACGATAGCCGTCCTCCTGCAGCCGCTGCTCATGTACGCGAGCAACGCCATCTACAAACACAGAGGCGACACGTGGATGGCCGGCGATGCGGTCGTCGAGGCCTTTCGAGCAGATCAGTTCACGATTCTGCTCGGCAACGTCATCGCGGACCAGATACTCCTGTTGCGCGCGTTCACCTACGTCTGGGTGACTCTGCTCGTGCTCTCGCCCTTGCTCGTCCTCCTGACCGGGTATCGGCGGGCGATATTCGCCTCGCTCTTCGTTGGCATGCACCTCGGCATGGTCGTCACGATTCAGGTCGGTCTCTTCCCGCTGGTCGCCGTCGCCGGACTCCTCCCGTTCTATCCCCCGGTCGTCTGGGACGCGCTGGGCCGGCTCGCGACTCGAGCCGGGATCGCACCGCGACTTCGCGGCGGGCTAACGCGGCTGCAACGGGCCGTCCCGACGCTCTCCGTGCCACTGCTCCCGTCGCTTCGGACGGCCGTGCCCTCCCTGGCCGCGGTCACGGACCGCGGACGAGTGCTGGTCTCGACGGTCCTCCCGGGGCTCTTTCTGGTTCTCGTCTTGCTCTCGAGCGCCGGCGCGGTCGGGTACGACGAAATGCCCGACCGCGGCGAGGAGGTGCTCGAGAAGGCGAAGGCCCAACAGAGCTGGCAGATGTTCGCTCCGGACCCGATCTGGCGGGCCAAGTGGCTCGTCGTGCCGGGCGAACTCGAGGACGGCACGGAGACCGACATCTATCGCGACTCGGCCGTCGACTGGGACAGACCGCCGTCCGTCGACGAGACTTACGAGAGTTCCCGCTGGCGAAAGTACGTTCGGAACATGCGGTTCGTCGACAACGAGAACCACCGCTCGTACTTCGCGAACTACCTGTGCGGACGCTGGAACGCCACCCACGAGACGGGCGTCGAGCGGGTCACCGTCTACGGGCTGTCCGATCGGGCCGCCCCGTACGAGGAGCCGGATATCGCCGAGTACCACCTGATCGAGTACGACTGTTCGGGCGAGTTCGTCCAGAACGACTGA
- the gpmI gene encoding 2,3-bisphosphoglycerate-independent phosphoglycerate mutase produces the protein MEAALIVLDGWGLGDGGRDAVQAAETPVFDRLAESGSDGRLEVAGRRVGLPDGQMGNSEVGHLNIGAGRVVYQEYTRISDSIADGSFRENDAINTAFDNARANDGKVHFVGLVSDGGVHSDQEHLHALIELAGDRDVEAVTHAITDGRDTSPTGGREYLSTLEEVVADHGTGDVATVSGRYYAMDRDQNWDRTKRAYDAIANREAEWTADSAVDAVEQSYDRDVTDEFVEPTLIADQPALENGDSVVWFNFRSDRARQLTRMLADIRPEDWADEFETSPPDAEVVMLTQYDKTFDLPVAYPPNQPEQVLGEVLADAGRTQLRIAESEKYAHVTYFLNGGREVEFDGEIRKIVESPDVPTYDLQPEMSAPAVTDTAVDTIESDDPDVLVLNYANPDMVGHTGDYEAAIEAVEAVDAQLGRLVEALEDAGAHVLITADHGNADDMGTEEDPHTAHTYNEVPIVYLAPDGTSGGRTIREGGTLADIAPTILEAIDLDQPPEMTGESLLE, from the coding sequence ATGGAAGCTGCGCTGATCGTCCTCGACGGCTGGGGACTCGGTGACGGCGGTAGAGACGCGGTCCAGGCGGCCGAAACGCCGGTCTTCGATCGACTCGCGGAGTCCGGATCGGACGGACGCCTCGAGGTCGCGGGCCGGCGCGTCGGCCTGCCGGACGGCCAGATGGGCAACAGCGAGGTCGGCCACCTCAACATCGGTGCCGGCCGAGTCGTCTACCAGGAGTACACGCGCATCTCGGACTCGATTGCGGACGGCTCCTTCCGGGAGAACGACGCGATCAACACCGCGTTCGACAACGCCCGCGCAAACGACGGGAAGGTGCACTTCGTCGGCCTCGTCAGCGACGGCGGGGTGCACTCGGACCAGGAGCACCTGCACGCCCTGATCGAACTCGCGGGCGACCGCGACGTCGAGGCCGTCACCCACGCGATCACGGACGGCCGGGACACCTCGCCGACGGGCGGCCGGGAGTATCTCTCGACGCTCGAGGAGGTCGTCGCCGACCATGGCACCGGCGACGTGGCGACGGTCTCGGGCCGGTACTACGCGATGGATCGCGACCAGAACTGGGACCGGACGAAGCGGGCCTACGACGCCATCGCGAACCGCGAGGCCGAGTGGACCGCCGACTCCGCGGTCGACGCGGTCGAGCAGTCATACGACCGCGACGTCACCGACGAGTTCGTCGAACCGACCCTGATTGCGGATCAGCCGGCGCTCGAGAATGGCGATTCGGTCGTCTGGTTTAACTTCCGCTCTGACCGCGCCCGCCAACTGACTCGGATGCTCGCCGACATTCGACCCGAGGACTGGGCCGACGAGTTCGAGACCAGCCCGCCGGACGCCGAGGTCGTGATGCTGACCCAGTACGACAAGACGTTCGATCTCCCCGTGGCCTACCCACCGAACCAGCCCGAACAGGTGCTCGGCGAGGTGCTGGCCGACGCCGGCCGGACGCAGCTCCGGATCGCCGAGTCCGAGAAGTACGCCCACGTCACCTACTTCTTGAACGGCGGCCGCGAGGTCGAGTTCGACGGCGAGATTCGGAAGATCGTCGAGAGTCCGGACGTGCCGACCTACGACCTGCAACCCGAGATGAGCGCGCCCGCGGTGACGGACACCGCCGTCGACACCATTGAATCGGACGACCCGGACGTGCTCGTGCTCAACTACGCCAACCCGGACATGGTCGGTCACACCGGCGACTACGAGGCCGCGATCGAGGCCGTCGAAGCCGTCGACGCGCAACTCGGCCGGCTAGTCGAGGCGCTCGAGGACGCCGGCGCGCACGTCCTCATCACCGCGGACCACGGCAACGCCGACGATATGGGAACCGAAGAGGATCCCCACACCGCGCACACGTACAACGAGGTCCCGATCGTGTATCTCGCGCCCGACGGGACCAGCGGCGGGCGGACGATCCGCGAGGGCGGCACGCTCGCGGACATCGCGCCGACGATCCTCGAGGCGATCGACCTCGATCAGCCCCCCGAAATGACCGGCGAATCGCTGCTCGAGTGA
- a CDS encoding sodium:calcium antiporter → MFEIVTLLLMAAVGTAVVWKGSAWLEDAANDLAVAYGLPAVVQGAVIAAVGSSTPELASVLLATLLHGEFELGVGSIVGSATFNLLVIPGLAVLVGGDIDTTRELVYKESLFYMLAVASLLLTFSLAVIYNPADAAGVRIGGTVSRPLALFPVALYGLYLFTQYLDATESDDTTDASIALARTWARFVVGLVLIVVGVEALVRSAIGLGDAFGTPSFLWGMTVVAAGSSLPDAFVSLTAARADRPTVTLANVLGSNTFDLLVAVPVGVLVAGSLTVNFAHIVPMMGFLVLATIVFFAISRTGMELSRREAWVLLGLYAAFVCWLLLESLRVVSVLQF, encoded by the coding sequence GTGTTCGAGATCGTCACGCTGCTCCTCATGGCGGCCGTCGGGACGGCGGTCGTCTGGAAAGGGAGCGCCTGGCTCGAGGACGCGGCGAACGACCTCGCGGTCGCGTACGGGCTGCCGGCGGTCGTTCAGGGGGCCGTAATCGCCGCCGTGGGCTCGAGTACGCCGGAACTGGCGAGCGTCCTGCTCGCGACGCTGTTGCACGGCGAATTCGAGCTCGGCGTGGGTTCGATTGTCGGTTCGGCGACGTTCAACCTCCTCGTGATCCCGGGACTCGCGGTGCTCGTCGGCGGCGACATCGATACGACCCGCGAACTGGTCTACAAGGAATCGCTGTTCTACATGCTCGCGGTTGCATCGTTGCTGTTGACGTTCTCGCTCGCGGTGATCTACAATCCCGCCGACGCGGCCGGCGTCCGGATCGGGGGAACCGTCTCGCGGCCGCTCGCCCTGTTTCCGGTCGCGCTGTACGGGCTCTACCTGTTCACGCAGTACCTCGACGCCACCGAATCAGACGACACGACGGACGCGTCGATCGCGCTCGCACGGACGTGGGCCCGGTTCGTCGTCGGGCTGGTACTCATCGTCGTCGGCGTCGAAGCGCTTGTTCGGTCGGCGATCGGCCTCGGAGACGCGTTCGGAACGCCGTCGTTCCTCTGGGGGATGACCGTCGTGGCCGCCGGCTCGAGCCTGCCCGACGCGTTCGTCAGTCTCACGGCCGCGCGGGCCGATCGGCCGACGGTCACGCTGGCGAACGTCCTCGGGAGCAACACCTTCGACCTGCTCGTCGCCGTCCCGGTCGGCGTCCTCGTCGCAGGGTCGCTGACGGTGAACTTCGCCCACATCGTGCCGATGATGGGGTTTCTCGTCCTGGCGACGATCGTGTTCTTTGCGATCTCCCGGACCGGCATGGAACTCTCTCGACGGGAAGCGTGGGTCCTCCTGGGGTTGTACGCGGCGTTCGTCTGCTGGCTCCTGCTCGAGAGCCTTCGGGTCGTTAGCGTACTCCAATTCTGA